In a single window of the Trichoderma breve strain T069 chromosome 6, whole genome shotgun sequence genome:
- a CDS encoding fungal specific transcription factor domain-containing protein: MNSSNSRPSGKSKDGAEKTTRSRRETIPERRLRVMGTTSLKFSPTADPGRRQLRISYSALSSTADRSPGQVTPAETEPNKRRRQVLKAQRAHRQRTLDYIDELEAEIFRLRASAAATSNESRHTRRAPSSSQSSLQTINNVNINVLIQSFNGQIAPGIFSSSYPSTEDPCIVEDLLASDAFGLGSTTIPQSLELFDPLSRMLFYNFSENIAPTLVSMDGLSNGYRTMILPLACSNDLVRSATLAASANHLRFQRPKLSPLASRLQSTAIEKLSVFSRDETASGATRSAVLAAIILLLVTDMMNGGQQFYLLLNMAKSWIEAKKNDGSPTESSQTVIEQFLLNQLEILQLYAEPLLKEQYAILAQHDSQTISNDHTFKDRIISIFKSIEEAIKQACNIYSYHILHDAPPANIEETLDNLKITADGIPAYAPGENALAWVYFFAAAESSVPAKRTFFSKKLMGIFERGTFTNTTTAFVMLHHIWNCREMGDNWTKTLKQTPSVLVLK; the protein is encoded by the exons ATGAATAGTTCAAACAGCAGGCCATCTGGGAAAAGCAAGGATGGCGCCGAAAAGACTACGCGAAGTCGCAGAGAGACGATTCCTGAGAGGCGGCTCCGTGTTATGGGTACAACATCGTTGAAATTCTCTCCAACTGCGGATCCAGGTAGACGACAATTGCGAATATCATACAGTGCCCTTTCCTCTACGGCTGACCGGAGCCCTGGTCAAGTCACACCTGCAGAAACTGAGCCCAATAAACGGAGACGCCAAGTTCTCAAAGCCCAACG TGCCCATCGCCAGAGAACACTGGATTACATTGACGAACTCGAAGCCGAGATCTTCCGACTAAGAGcctcagctgctgcaacGTCTAACGAGTCAAGACATACACGACGCGCCCCATCATCGTCACAAAGCTCTCTGCAAACTATCAATAATGTCAACATTAATGTCCTCATTCAGAGCTTCAACGGGCAGATTGCACCTGGGATATTCTCAAGCAGCTATCCGAGCACTGAAGACCCCTGCATCGTAGAAGACTTGTTAGCAAGTGATGCTTTTG GATTGGGGTCAACCACAATACCACAGAGCCTCGAGCTATTCGATCCTTTAAGCAGAATGCTTTTCTATAACT TCTCAGAAAACATTGCCCCAACGCTTGTCTCAATGGACGGGCTCTCCAATGGATATAGGACGATGATACTTCCTCTCGCCTGCTCCAATGATCTGGTTCGGTCTGCAACATTAGCGGCATCAGCGAACCATCTTCGATTCCAGCGTCCCAAATTATCCCCCTTAGCCTCAAGGCTACAATCTACGGCTATTGAGAAGCTTTCTGTCTTCTCTAGGGATGAAACTGCCAGCGGTGCCACTAGAAGTGCAGTTCTAGCTGCCATAATTCTCCTGTTGGTCACAGACATGATGAACGGAGGCCAACAGTTTTACCTTCTCCTAAACATGGCCAAATCCTGGATagaagccaagaaaaatGACGGCTCGCCAACAGAGAGTTCCCAGACCGTAATTGAACAATTTCTCCTCAACCAGCTTGAAAT ACTACAACTTTACGCAGAGCCACTACTCAAAGAACAATATGCAATACTTGCACAGCACGATTCACAGACAATTTCCAACGACCACACATTTAAAGACAGAATTATTAGCATCTTCAAATCAATAGAAGAAGCTATCAAACAAGCATGCAATATTTACTCCTATCACATCTTACACGATGCTCCTCCAGCGAATATCGAGGAAACATTGGACAATCTGAAAATTACTGCCGATGGAATACCTGCTTACGCGCCTGGTGAAAATGCGCTGGCTTGGGTGTATTTCTTTGCCGCAGCGGAAAGTTCCGTCCCTGCGAAACGCACTTTTTTCTCCAAAAAGCTGATGGGTATTTTTGAACGGGGAACATTTACTAACACGACAACGGCATTCGTCATGCTCCATCACATTTGGAACTGCCGAGAGATGGGCGATAACTGGACCAAGACTCTGAAACAGACACCTTCAGTACTAGTCTTGAAATGA